The following proteins are encoded in a genomic region of Doryrhamphus excisus isolate RoL2022-K1 chromosome 6, RoL_Dexc_1.0, whole genome shotgun sequence:
- the slc1a2b gene encoding excitatory amino acid transporter 2b — translation MNANSMPKQVEVRMHESHLEPIEARPQSKCARLCSKMFKNLLLTLTVLGVILGAVSGMLLRVASPIHPDIVMVIAFPGDILMRMLKMLILPLIISSLITGLAGLDAKSSGRLGTRAMVYYMSTTIIAAILGVILVLVIHPGNPKLKENLGEGEKNDDVSSLDAFFDLIRNLFPENLVQACFQQIQTVTKKVEVVVEENVNTTAVEGLLANITKEPQFVIKKSLQFKSGMNVLGLIGFFIAFGICMGKMGERARLMIDFFNILNEIVMKLVIMIMWYSPFGIACLICGKIISINDLEVVARQLGMYMVTVIVGLIIHGAIFLPSIYFVIVRKNPFKFFLGIFQAWITALGTASSAGTLPVTFRCLEENLGIDKRVTRFVLPVGATINMDGTALYEAVAAIFIAQMNGVHLDPGQIVTVSLTATLASVGAASIPSAGLVTMLLILTAVGLPTQDISLLVAVDWLLDRFRTSVNVVGDSYGAGIVYHMSKAELDELDAHTAKSDDIEMMTKTQSYYDDMKNHHENNSNQCVLTPTANANTSVVVDECKVTSATNGSAAECTLVEEEPWKHE, via the exons ATGAA TGCCAACAGTATGCCTAAACAAGTGGAGGTGAGGATGCATGAGAGTCACCTGGAGCCCATCGAGGCCCGACCTCAGTCCAAATGCGCCAGACTGTGTTCCAAGATGTTCAAGAACCTTCTGCTAACTCTCACCGTCCTTG GTGTGATCTTAGGAGCAGTGTCAGGGATGTTGCTTCGTGTTGCCTCCCCAATTCACCCAGACATTGTCATGGTGATCGCCTTTCCTGGAGATATCCTCATGCGGATGCTGAAGATGCTGATCCTGCCTCTTATCATCTCTAGTTTAATCACAG GTCTGGCGGGTTTGGATGCAAAATCTAGTGGCCGTCTGGGAACCAGGGCGATGGTCTACTACATGAGCACCACCATTATTGCCGCCATCTTGGGAGTCATCCTGGTCTTAGTCATCCACCCCGGCAACCCCAAACTGAAGGAGAATCTGGGCGAGGGCGAGAAAAACGATGATGTGTCCAGTTTGGATGCCTTTTTTGATTTAATCAGGAATCTGTTCCCCGAGAACCTGGTGCAGGCTTGTTTCCAACAG ATCCAAACGGTGACAAAGAAGGTGGAAGTGGTTGTGGAGGAGAATGTTAATACCACCGCCGTGGAGGGTCTACTGGCTAATATTACCAAGGAGCCTCAGTTTGTCATCAAAAAGTCCCTGCAGTTCAAGAGCGGCATGAATGTTCTGG GTCTGATTGGTTTCTTTATTGCCTTTGGCATCTGCATGGGCAAGATGGGCGAGAGGGCCAGACTGATGATTGATTTTTTCAACATCCTCAATGAGATTGTGATGAAACTTGTCATCATGATCATGTG GTATTCTCCCTTTGGTATCGCTTGCCTGATCTGTGGTAAGATCATCTCCATCAATGACTTGGAGGTGGTGGCCAGGCAACTGGGCATGTACATGGTCACTGTGATCGTTGGCCTTATCATTCATGGAGCTATCTTCCTGCCCAGCATCTATTTTGTAATCGTCAGGAAGAATCCCTTCAAATTCTTCTTGGGTATATTCCAGGCTTGGATCACAGCCCTGGGAACTGCCTCAAG TGCCGGCACACTGCCCGTCACTTTCCGCTGTCTGGAGGAGAATCTCGGAATTGACAAAAGAGTCACTCGTTTCGTGCTTCCGGTCGGCGCCACCATCAACATGGACGGAACTGCTCTGTATGAGGCCGTGGCTGCTATCTTCATTGCCCAGATGAATGGTGTCCACTTGGACCCTGGTCAGATTGTCACCGTCAG TCTCACAGCTACACTGGCCAGTGTTGGAGCTGCCAGTATTCCCAGTGCTGGACTGGTGACCATGCTTTTGATCCTGACTGCTGTGGGGCTTCCAACCCAGGACATCAGTCTGCTGGTTGCTGTCGATTGGCTGTT GGATCGATTCAGGACCTCTGTGAATGTGGTTGGGGACTCCTACGGTGCAGGCATCGTGTACCACATGTCCAAGGCGGAGCTCGACGAGCTGGATGCGCACACGGCTAAATCGGACGACATCGAAATGATGACAAAGACCCAGTCCTATTACGACGACATGAAGAACCACCACGAAAACAATTCCAACCAGTGCGTCTTAACGCCTACCGCAAATGCTAACACTTCTGTTGTAGTAGATGAATGCAAG